A genomic stretch from Mycobacterium paraterrae includes:
- a CDS encoding alpha-ketoacid dehydrogenase subunit alpha/beta — protein MAVTQEATVSRDVELALKLYRAMALVSKADARVRKALSSGEAAMSYWPVQGQEAMSAGAMLALSGADQLVTTYRGLGDVVAKGIDLPGYFGELLGRSTGLSRGKAGAMGIYDPEHGVAWTTGIVGAGPLIANGIALAARHKRTGQVVLVSFGDGATSIGYVHEAMNMAALWKLPVVFFCQNNAWAESTSFERYTRTARLSDRAAGYGMPGVTVDGTDPLAVFDRVSEAVQRARSGEGPTFVEAVAYRLQGHYFGDAMAYADQDELKAKRADPPFERYRNQLIADGVATESQLDSIDAELAASVDDAFVSARDAAPPAIDELNRDVFASNGSAHASADQVHVPVPSGETEELGLVAAIHRTLDRAMQADESIVLLGEDIGDPSGGGMFKVTAGLSSKYGEDRVLDTPIAESSIIGAAVGASLGGLRPVAELMFMDFLGVAMDQIANHAAKVRYMSGGRQGAPMVIRTMVGMAAGPQHSQAFEAWAMHTPGLKVVWPSTAADAAGLLNACLQDSDPCLFVESMKLYYGGGKGPVPLADYVIPLGQADIKREGSDVTVVTYGVMVHAALEAAEQLAAERLSVEVVDLRTLVPLDLSTVLESVRKTTRLVVAHESVGFCGPGAEIAAAVGTELFGVLSAPIQRVAGTFTPVPRAATLEAACRPGAATLIDAIRRIT, from the coding sequence ATGGCTGTCACCCAAGAAGCAACCGTCTCGCGTGACGTCGAGCTTGCACTGAAGCTATACCGCGCGATGGCGCTGGTGTCGAAGGCCGACGCGCGCGTGCGTAAGGCGTTGTCCTCCGGTGAGGCGGCGATGAGCTACTGGCCTGTGCAGGGACAGGAGGCGATGTCCGCCGGTGCCATGCTGGCGCTCTCCGGTGCAGATCAGCTCGTCACCACCTATCGAGGTCTCGGCGACGTCGTGGCGAAAGGGATCGACCTCCCCGGCTATTTCGGCGAGCTTCTCGGCCGCTCGACCGGGCTTTCGAGGGGCAAGGCCGGCGCCATGGGCATCTACGACCCCGAGCACGGTGTCGCCTGGACCACAGGCATTGTCGGGGCGGGGCCGCTGATCGCGAACGGCATCGCGCTGGCCGCCCGTCACAAGCGGACGGGGCAGGTGGTGCTGGTCAGCTTCGGCGATGGCGCCACCAGCATCGGCTACGTACACGAGGCGATGAACATGGCCGCCCTCTGGAAGCTACCTGTGGTCTTCTTCTGTCAGAACAACGCGTGGGCCGAGAGCACGTCGTTCGAGCGTTACACCCGCACCGCGCGCCTCTCGGATCGGGCTGCGGGCTACGGAATGCCAGGCGTGACCGTCGACGGGACCGATCCGCTCGCGGTGTTCGACAGGGTCAGCGAGGCGGTGCAACGGGCCCGCTCCGGCGAAGGGCCCACGTTTGTCGAGGCGGTGGCATATCGGCTCCAGGGCCACTACTTCGGCGACGCGATGGCGTATGCCGACCAGGACGAGCTCAAAGCCAAGCGGGCCGACCCACCGTTCGAGAGGTATCGCAACCAGCTGATCGCCGACGGCGTGGCCACCGAGTCGCAACTCGATTCAATCGACGCGGAGCTGGCGGCGAGCGTCGACGATGCCTTCGTCTCTGCGCGTGACGCGGCCCCGCCCGCCATCGACGAGCTGAACCGAGACGTATTCGCGAGCAACGGATCCGCGCACGCATCTGCCGACCAAGTGCACGTCCCGGTCCCGAGTGGTGAGACCGAAGAACTAGGGCTGGTTGCGGCGATTCACCGAACCCTGGACCGTGCGATGCAGGCCGACGAGTCCATCGTGCTGCTCGGCGAAGACATCGGCGATCCGTCCGGCGGCGGGATGTTCAAGGTCACGGCGGGGCTGTCGTCGAAGTACGGAGAAGACAGGGTGCTCGACACTCCCATAGCGGAGTCGTCGATCATCGGCGCCGCGGTCGGCGCCTCGCTCGGTGGCCTGCGCCCGGTGGCCGAGCTCATGTTCATGGACTTCCTCGGAGTCGCGATGGACCAGATCGCGAACCACGCCGCCAAGGTGCGGTACATGTCCGGTGGTCGCCAGGGCGCACCCATGGTCATCCGCACGATGGTGGGAATGGCTGCCGGGCCGCAACATTCGCAGGCTTTCGAGGCGTGGGCAATGCATACTCCGGGCCTGAAAGTGGTCTGGCCGAGCACCGCCGCCGACGCCGCAGGCCTGCTCAACGCCTGCCTTCAGGACAGCGATCCGTGTCTGTTCGTGGAGTCCATGAAGTTGTATTACGGCGGCGGCAAGGGCCCGGTCCCGCTAGCGGACTACGTCATTCCGCTCGGGCAGGCCGATATCAAGCGAGAGGGCTCCGACGTCACCGTCGTCACCTACGGGGTAATGGTCCACGCCGCGCTCGAGGCAGCCGAACAGCTTGCCGCCGAACGGCTCTCGGTCGAGGTCGTCGATCTGCGAACACTTGTCCCGCTGGACTTGTCGACGGTACTGGAGTCCGTGCGAAAGACCACGCGATTGGTGGTAGCGCACGAGTCCGTCGGGTTCTGCGGACCGGGTGCGGAGATCGCCGCCGCCGTGGGAACCGAACTCTTCGGTGTGCTCAGCGCACCGATTCAACGCGTCGCCGGGACGTTCACCCCCGTCCCTCGGGCCGCCACGCTGGAAGCCGCGTGCCGCCCGGGTGCTGCCACCCTGATTGATGCGATCCGGAGGATCACGTGA
- a CDS encoding acyl-CoA dehydrogenase family protein yields MDFNDTPEEARFRSELRDWLAATAPQHPVPEDPAARADAANAWHQTLHAAGYIGLSFPKEYGGQGLSPVYEAILNDELGRAGAPPIEGVGHMTNALRLFGTDAQRANLLPGLLSGAVRWCQGFSEPDAGSDLAGLRTKAEYVDSAGKPHFRVTGRKIWTSFAAVADWCFLLCRTDPDQPKHKGISVLLVAMNSPGIEVRNIVNAARNREFAEVTFDDVEVPAENLLGERGQGWSIANQLLAYERGPSDINWISRLASHVATLEDDVRAGRVPNTAHTRARLGEAYTELRALQVKVQRSLSDRLAGTLPGAEGSVDKLLMARADQVVGHALMDLRGAAPLVREGLDWDVYVWSRAATIYGGTAQVQRNIVAQRVLGLPRG; encoded by the coding sequence ATGGACTTCAACGACACCCCGGAAGAAGCGCGGTTTCGCTCCGAGCTGCGCGACTGGCTGGCCGCCACCGCTCCCCAACACCCGGTACCCGAGGACCCCGCCGCGCGAGCGGACGCCGCCAACGCGTGGCACCAGACGCTGCATGCAGCGGGATATATCGGGCTCTCCTTCCCGAAAGAGTATGGCGGCCAAGGCCTCTCACCGGTGTACGAGGCCATCCTCAACGACGAGCTGGGACGTGCCGGTGCGCCACCGATCGAGGGTGTCGGGCACATGACCAACGCCCTTCGACTGTTCGGCACCGATGCGCAACGCGCCAACCTGCTGCCCGGACTGCTCTCGGGAGCAGTTCGTTGGTGCCAAGGCTTCAGCGAACCGGATGCCGGCTCAGACCTTGCCGGTCTGCGCACGAAGGCCGAATACGTCGACAGCGCCGGCAAACCGCATTTCCGGGTGACCGGGCGCAAGATCTGGACCAGTTTCGCCGCGGTCGCCGACTGGTGTTTCTTGCTCTGCCGCACCGATCCAGACCAGCCCAAGCACAAGGGCATTTCGGTGCTGCTGGTAGCCATGAACAGCCCGGGTATCGAGGTCCGGAACATCGTCAACGCGGCCCGGAACCGCGAGTTCGCCGAGGTGACGTTCGACGATGTCGAGGTGCCGGCCGAAAACCTGCTCGGCGAACGGGGCCAAGGGTGGAGCATCGCCAACCAGCTGCTGGCCTACGAGCGGGGGCCGAGCGACATCAACTGGATCAGCAGGCTGGCATCACACGTCGCCACTCTCGAGGACGACGTCCGGGCGGGCCGGGTGCCTAACACAGCGCACACACGAGCCCGGCTGGGTGAGGCCTACACCGAGCTTCGGGCGCTTCAGGTGAAGGTGCAGCGTTCGCTGTCCGATCGACTCGCCGGGACGCTGCCGGGCGCCGAAGGATCTGTCGACAAGTTGCTGATGGCGCGTGCCGACCAGGTCGTCGGGCACGCGTTGATGGATCTTCGGGGCGCCGCGCCCCTTGTTCGCGAGGGACTCGACTGGGACGTCTACGTCTGGTCGCGCGCCGCCACGATCTACGGCGGTACCGCCCAGGTGCAGCGAAATATCGTGGCCCAGCGCGTGCTCGGGCTGCCCCGTGGCTGA
- a CDS encoding MaoC/PaaZ C-terminal domain-containing protein, which produces MTLTEAIGFALEPTTFSWSETDTILYALGVGARPPTETHLLDETRGGPAVLPTFALLANWWAVKDLRNALQLGSSPIVHGGQALELHRPIEARGQAVVSAVVTAVWDKGKHAAIEVTATGADDDGPLFTAIGQTMVLGAGGFGGDRGPAATEDPQGPPSAAFHDTVRPEQSAVYRLSGDRNPLHIDPEAARKAGFDDVSLHGLCTFGFAARALINSLGNGDPLSLRAISCRFAKPVMLDAPLVTEMWQRDSEVRFRTTQNGTVALAAGVATIGGR; this is translated from the coding sequence GTGACACTGACCGAGGCGATCGGATTCGCCCTGGAGCCCACGACTTTCAGCTGGTCGGAAACCGACACGATCCTCTACGCGCTGGGCGTTGGGGCACGCCCACCGACTGAGACACATTTACTGGACGAGACGCGCGGCGGGCCTGCCGTGCTGCCGACATTCGCGTTGCTGGCCAACTGGTGGGCGGTCAAAGATCTGCGCAACGCCCTACAGCTCGGCTCGTCGCCCATCGTTCACGGCGGTCAGGCGCTAGAGCTGCACCGACCTATCGAGGCCCGCGGCCAAGCGGTGGTGTCGGCCGTGGTGACCGCGGTGTGGGACAAAGGCAAGCACGCGGCCATCGAAGTGACCGCTACCGGCGCCGACGATGACGGCCCCCTGTTCACCGCGATCGGACAGACGATGGTCCTCGGTGCGGGCGGATTCGGCGGCGACCGGGGACCGGCTGCTACCGAGGATCCCCAGGGGCCGCCCTCTGCGGCTTTCCACGACACGGTAAGACCCGAACAGTCCGCCGTCTACCGCCTGTCAGGCGATCGCAACCCCCTTCACATCGATCCGGAGGCAGCCCGCAAAGCCGGCTTCGACGACGTGTCCCTCCATGGCCTGTGCACGTTTGGATTCGCGGCGCGGGCGCTGATCAACTCGCTCGGCAACGGTGACCCGCTTTCCCTGCGCGCGATCAGTTGCCGATTCGCCAAGCCGGTCATGCTGGACGCGCCACTGGTCACTGAGATGTGGCAGCGTGACTCCGAAGTCCGTTTCCGGACGACACAAAACGGAACCGTCGCGCTGGCCGCCGGTGTGGCGACCATCGGAGGACGGTGA
- a CDS encoding nuclear transport factor 2 family protein — protein MAATRPDDLRDARERLVLRHVQAENDRDIDAVMATFTRPRYEIIPTGKVFDGESAVRAMILAQWKDLPPVQYSAVAIYHGDDGVVVETRTSAPDTSIDMLSVNVFGFDGAGLVLERCYFDRLQVGAQLGYQTE, from the coding sequence GTGGCCGCGACGAGGCCCGACGACCTGCGCGATGCGAGGGAGCGATTGGTCCTGCGTCACGTTCAGGCCGAGAATGACCGCGACATTGACGCCGTCATGGCGACCTTCACCCGTCCCCGCTACGAGATCATTCCCACGGGAAAGGTGTTCGACGGCGAGTCGGCGGTGCGGGCGATGATCCTTGCGCAGTGGAAGGACCTGCCGCCCGTGCAGTACTCGGCTGTCGCGATCTACCACGGTGACGACGGGGTCGTTGTCGAGACGCGGACCAGCGCCCCGGATACCTCGATCGACATGCTCAGCGTGAACGTGTTCGGGTTCGACGGAGCAGGTTTGGTACTCGAGCGGTGTTACTTCGACCGCCTACAGGTCGGCGCGCAGCTCGGCTACCAGACCGAATAG
- a CDS encoding LLM class flavin-dependent oxidoreductase produces the protein MKFGVFILGDKPNHLSDQEVLANVLEEAQWAEELGYDEIWLAEHHFSPYGMLADLPLVAAAIAARTERVRIGTACMVAPFHNPIQLAERIAMVDVLSGGRFDAGFGRGYQAHEFKGFGVPMDEATGRYQECVEIVNLLLTQENVSYAGKYFQIEDVTVYPRPVQRPIPVWGTVMKTPSSFEWLADKGFGAIIGNPYQVDPDLQGALDIYLETQSKKGLDAATGNVWALLNAFCHQDDDFARSYPRDSVELSIQTHRKYSSPFERGGEIPADYKAYSDWFDKHDKQSYEQVLNSHLTLMGDPDRIVGKMKTVIDMGWRNIMLRMSRGGAMDRGKVYESMKLFAEEVIPAASELAAAPA, from the coding sequence GTGAAATTCGGCGTCTTTATCCTCGGCGACAAACCGAATCACCTCAGCGATCAGGAAGTACTCGCCAACGTTCTCGAAGAGGCGCAGTGGGCCGAGGAGCTGGGTTACGACGAGATCTGGCTGGCCGAACACCACTTCTCGCCCTACGGCATGCTCGCCGACCTGCCGCTGGTCGCCGCCGCTATTGCGGCGCGCACCGAACGCGTTCGCATCGGAACTGCCTGCATGGTGGCGCCCTTTCACAACCCGATCCAGCTGGCCGAACGTATCGCCATGGTCGATGTGCTGTCCGGCGGACGCTTCGACGCGGGATTCGGCCGCGGATACCAGGCCCATGAATTCAAGGGTTTCGGCGTACCGATGGACGAGGCCACGGGCCGCTATCAGGAGTGCGTCGAGATCGTGAACCTGCTGCTGACCCAAGAGAACGTCAGCTATGCGGGCAAGTACTTCCAGATCGAGGACGTCACCGTGTATCCGCGACCCGTCCAGCGCCCGATCCCGGTGTGGGGCACCGTGATGAAGACCCCGTCCAGCTTCGAATGGCTGGCCGACAAGGGATTCGGCGCGATTATCGGCAATCCCTATCAGGTTGATCCGGATCTGCAGGGGGCGCTCGACATTTACCTCGAAACGCAATCGAAGAAGGGACTCGACGCCGCGACGGGCAATGTGTGGGCTCTGCTCAATGCGTTCTGCCACCAGGACGACGATTTCGCGCGCAGCTACCCGCGCGACAGCGTCGAATTGTCCATCCAGACTCACCGTAAGTACTCGAGCCCGTTCGAGCGTGGCGGCGAAATTCCCGCCGACTACAAGGCGTACTCGGATTGGTTCGACAAGCACGACAAGCAGTCGTATGAGCAGGTGCTGAATTCGCATCTGACGTTGATGGGTGACCCAGACCGGATCGTTGGCAAGATGAAAACGGTCATCGACATGGGTTGGCGCAACATCATGCTGCGCATGTCGCGCGGCGGTGCGATGGACCGCGGCAAGGTCTATGAGTCCATGAAGCTTTTCGCCGAAGAAGTCATCCCCGCGGCAAGTGAGCTCGCGGCGGCGCCGGCCTAG
- a CDS encoding biotin/lipoyl-containing protein: MTDVRLPKPGDAITEAEVTEFFVEEGATVSEGEPLYSIATDKAEMDIESPAAGTISWKVEEGGTYEVGALIAVIS, from the coding sequence GTGACAGACGTCCGGCTACCCAAGCCCGGTGACGCAATCACCGAAGCCGAAGTCACCGAGTTCTTCGTCGAGGAGGGTGCGACCGTCAGCGAGGGTGAGCCGCTGTATTCGATCGCCACCGACAAAGCGGAGATGGATATCGAGTCCCCTGCGGCGGGCACCATTTCCTGGAAAGTCGAGGAGGGCGGAACCTACGAGGTAGGCGCACTCATCGCCGTCATTTCATGA
- a CDS encoding acyl-CoA dehydrogenase family protein → MPLRQLVSLGLDGPTADLRVQVRSWLNENLPDEFRRTAANADYLPRDMHERAIAFCRKLHAKGWFIPHWPVIYGGGGLGVVEQVVIREELAYAGAPLVNQNGVNMLAPVLFQYGTPEQKAEHLPLIARSERMWAQGYSEPEAGSDLASLKMTARRDGDEYVLDGQKTWTSNGMMADWIFVLARTRPLGAKRQEGISFFLVDLSSPGITVRPIRSVAGYPTFAEEFFDEVRVPAANMVGGEGEGWRVAKALLDFERSNITRAAQAQRYLDELVDWCHGQRGSAADPLASPVNRNALARIIGKVEAGRALSYRVAVNQAAGTLDSSLASLSKLYHSELTVELRDLGARLLGPRGQLLPDDPDALLHGHFSEGLLLSLLHRIGGGTSEIQRDLISTTGLGMPR, encoded by the coding sequence ATGCCGTTGCGGCAATTGGTATCTCTCGGATTGGACGGGCCAACCGCCGACCTGCGCGTGCAGGTGCGGTCGTGGCTCAACGAGAATCTGCCCGACGAGTTCCGCCGAACTGCGGCCAACGCCGACTACCTGCCTCGCGACATGCATGAACGTGCGATCGCGTTCTGCCGGAAGCTGCACGCGAAGGGCTGGTTCATCCCACATTGGCCGGTCATTTACGGCGGCGGCGGCCTGGGTGTCGTCGAGCAGGTGGTGATCCGGGAGGAACTCGCCTACGCGGGGGCTCCGCTGGTGAACCAGAACGGGGTCAACATGCTGGCTCCCGTACTCTTCCAGTACGGAACCCCGGAGCAGAAGGCCGAGCATCTTCCGCTGATCGCACGCTCGGAACGCATGTGGGCACAAGGATATTCGGAGCCCGAAGCCGGCTCGGACCTCGCGTCGCTGAAGATGACCGCCCGCCGCGACGGCGACGAGTACGTGCTCGACGGGCAGAAGACCTGGACCAGCAACGGGATGATGGCGGATTGGATTTTCGTGCTGGCACGAACCCGTCCGCTGGGAGCCAAACGGCAGGAGGGGATTTCGTTCTTTCTCGTCGACCTCTCAAGCCCCGGCATCACAGTACGGCCGATCCGGTCGGTGGCGGGATATCCCACCTTCGCCGAGGAGTTCTTCGACGAGGTTCGAGTTCCCGCAGCCAACATGGTAGGCGGCGAGGGTGAGGGCTGGCGCGTCGCGAAGGCGCTGCTCGACTTCGAGCGTTCCAACATCACCCGAGCCGCGCAAGCGCAGCGCTATCTCGACGAGCTTGTCGATTGGTGTCACGGGCAACGTGGCAGCGCCGCTGATCCCTTGGCATCGCCTGTCAATCGAAATGCATTGGCGCGCATCATCGGGAAGGTCGAGGCAGGGCGGGCACTGTCGTATCGGGTGGCGGTGAACCAGGCGGCAGGCACACTCGACTCTTCGCTGGCCTCGTTGTCCAAGCTTTACCATTCCGAACTCACGGTCGAACTGCGCGATCTCGGAGCCCGGCTGCTAGGACCCCGCGGACAACTGCTGCCCGACGATCCGGACGCGCTACTGCACGGCCACTTTTCGGAGGGCCTGCTGTTGTCGCTGCTGCACCGTATCGGTGGCGGAACCAGCGAGATCCAACGCGATCTCATCTCGACGACCGGATTGGGCATGCCCCGCTGA
- a CDS encoding SMP-30/gluconolactonase/LRE family protein: MSSDGSVLVSEIAAGRISRIQPDGRVVTFCETGGGPNGIAWLADGRLLVCQNGGQSFGLRPWPLDIPGAIPLLLPCGPPEHPVTPQLQLVSADGTTTSTLATSFISTAGEELPLARPSDVCVDDAGGFYLTEGIAMRGRMRGMTGLLYGTLDGGLRELVYPLELPNGVALSPDGGTVYVAETRTRRVWEFEVLGPGRLGRGRTFATVPTGGPMNFGGADGLCVDAAGRVIVATIGAGGVTVFAPDGELLGAITADDPMTTNAGLSQDGRSLFITLASSGRLVRVDDWADALH, encoded by the coding sequence GTGTCATCCGATGGGTCGGTCTTGGTGTCGGAAATCGCCGCGGGACGCATCAGCCGAATTCAGCCAGATGGACGAGTCGTCACCTTCTGCGAGACTGGCGGAGGTCCCAACGGCATCGCGTGGCTTGCCGACGGCAGGCTGCTGGTGTGTCAGAACGGCGGCCAGAGCTTCGGTCTGCGGCCCTGGCCTCTCGACATACCGGGAGCAATACCCCTCCTACTGCCGTGCGGGCCACCCGAGCATCCGGTGACACCGCAACTCCAACTCGTCTCTGCAGACGGCACGACGACCTCGACGTTGGCGACGTCTTTCATCTCCACCGCCGGGGAAGAGTTGCCGCTGGCCCGGCCGAGCGACGTGTGCGTCGATGACGCCGGCGGCTTCTACCTGACCGAGGGGATCGCGATGCGCGGTCGCATGCGGGGGATGACCGGCCTGCTCTACGGGACGCTCGACGGCGGGTTACGTGAGCTCGTCTACCCCCTCGAGTTACCTAATGGGGTGGCACTCTCACCCGACGGAGGCACGGTCTACGTCGCGGAGACGCGCACTCGAAGAGTCTGGGAGTTCGAGGTGCTCGGGCCCGGCCGCCTGGGGCGTGGGCGGACGTTCGCCACGGTGCCAACCGGCGGGCCGATGAATTTTGGTGGCGCAGACGGGCTTTGCGTCGACGCTGCTGGTCGTGTGATCGTCGCGACCATCGGCGCTGGCGGGGTCACGGTATTCGCTCCAGACGGCGAGTTACTCGGCGCGATCACCGCGGACGACCCGATGACCACGAACGCCGGCCTGAGCCAAGACGGTCGGTCGCTGTTCATCACGCTGGCATCGTCAGGGAGGCTGGTCAGGGTGGACGACTGGGCCGACGCCCTGCACTAA
- a CDS encoding acyl-CoA dehydrogenase — protein sequence MNVTLTPEQRLLSETAAQIADKVATVNPSEAELDLTLSAEVIDEQWRRVVELGLPSLRIPDALGPEGSGVETALCLEQFARTLAAVPVVGQAAIVPELLAAASALDLLDAVAEGSRRLAPVLASDLQDFAGIESGAVCFDASGATEALAVERDGDLHRLVSLPLNGEPLPALDLTTSLVELSVGEPVQVGEAIDRDRWDRAHALALTAVAADLLGVMQGALDDAVSYVGGRVQFGVPVGTFQAVQHLLADALVRVEGTRSCVWHAAWAVDQLPPRQALLAARSAKAYAAAAGRDVVEASVQAFGGIAITWGHVSHVRLRRTLLDRRLLGDEIAQYDQIARLRLQDPEVA from the coding sequence ATGAACGTCACCTTGACTCCCGAACAGCGACTGCTGTCGGAGACCGCCGCGCAAATCGCCGACAAGGTCGCCACCGTCAATCCCAGCGAAGCCGAACTCGATCTGACGCTGAGCGCCGAGGTCATCGACGAGCAGTGGCGGCGCGTCGTCGAACTCGGGCTTCCTTCGCTGCGCATACCTGACGCGCTGGGGCCGGAGGGCAGCGGCGTCGAAACCGCCCTTTGCCTCGAACAATTCGCGAGGACACTCGCCGCCGTACCTGTGGTCGGTCAAGCGGCCATCGTTCCCGAGTTGCTGGCTGCGGCGAGCGCGCTCGACCTACTGGATGCGGTCGCCGAGGGATCACGACGCCTGGCACCGGTCTTGGCGAGCGACCTGCAGGACTTTGCGGGGATCGAGTCCGGTGCGGTCTGCTTCGACGCGTCCGGCGCAACGGAGGCACTTGCGGTCGAGCGTGACGGAGACCTTCACCGATTGGTCTCCTTACCGCTCAACGGTGAACCGCTGCCGGCACTTGATCTGACCACCTCACTGGTCGAACTCAGCGTCGGCGAGCCTGTCCAAGTCGGTGAGGCGATAGACCGCGACCGCTGGGACCGTGCACACGCACTCGCGTTGACCGCGGTCGCCGCCGACCTGCTCGGCGTCATGCAGGGCGCGCTCGACGACGCGGTCTCCTACGTCGGTGGACGGGTCCAGTTCGGCGTCCCTGTCGGAACATTCCAAGCCGTGCAGCATCTGCTTGCCGACGCGCTGGTTCGAGTTGAAGGCACCAGATCCTGCGTGTGGCACGCAGCCTGGGCTGTCGACCAGCTACCGCCCAGACAAGCGTTGCTCGCCGCCCGGTCCGCCAAAGCGTATGCGGCCGCGGCCGGACGTGACGTGGTCGAGGCGTCAGTTCAGGCCTTCGGCGGGATCGCGATCACGTGGGGCCACGTCTCGCACGTCCGGTTGCGGCGGACGCTGCTTGATCGCCGCCTGCTCGGCGACGAAATCGCCCAGTACGACCAGATCGCACGGCTTCGGCTTCAGGACCCGGAGGTCGCGTAG
- a CDS encoding TetR/AcrR family transcriptional regulator, translating into MDQRRARGERNRNALITAAIALFSARGYEGTTVEQIAAEAGVAPRTLFHHFASKDDILFDGYTRRLDEATRRFRASESPSLWGALAEASNAVAEAISDQPDMFLVRAQMYAGHPALRATMLRLNDEWIDQLTGEVARWLGADADTDLRPRLAATVINGANRAAIDTWVAGEGADDLIAIMQSAVDLVRPSIARIERTGARTRARRIG; encoded by the coding sequence ATGGACCAACGACGGGCACGCGGCGAACGCAACCGCAACGCACTGATCACCGCGGCTATCGCGCTGTTCAGCGCACGCGGTTACGAGGGAACCACTGTCGAGCAGATCGCCGCGGAGGCAGGCGTGGCACCGCGGACGTTGTTCCATCACTTCGCGTCGAAGGACGACATTCTCTTCGACGGCTACACCAGACGACTCGACGAGGCGACGAGGCGATTCCGCGCATCGGAGTCTCCGTCGTTGTGGGGCGCGCTCGCCGAGGCATCGAACGCGGTGGCCGAAGCCATCAGCGACCAACCCGACATGTTCCTGGTACGCGCACAGATGTACGCGGGCCACCCCGCGTTGCGAGCAACCATGCTCAGACTCAATGACGAATGGATCGATCAGCTCACCGGCGAAGTGGCGCGCTGGCTCGGCGCCGACGCCGACACCGACCTGCGACCCCGTCTGGCCGCGACGGTGATCAATGGTGCCAATCGCGCCGCGATCGACACCTGGGTCGCTGGAGAGGGCGCTGACGACCTGATCGCGATCATGCAGAGCGCCGTCGATCTGGTGCGCCCGTCGATCGCCCGGATCGAGCGCACCGGCGCCCGCACCCGAGCACGCCGGATCGGCTGA
- a CDS encoding enoyl-CoA hydratase/isomerase family protein: MTTLPAHVDLAAKELSATIHGDTLTVTINRPEKRNALTADGYHGIKRAAMIVADEPDLNFLVITGTGDVFCAGGDMNAVSNPDRRWDAFTEAYDATPFETLGKIPKIVVCAVNGLALGGGLVMTLYADLVIASDHARLRIPDLTRGVYEAFVAARIPQRVGTLRANHLIYGNDWVEASEAERLGLVGKVVPHDSLAAETAALLDRVRNTGPAARASMKREMFRALPPVDVSGYWASMGTAEQIEAFTAFLDKRAPDWPTTSDREAFVATRRPAWASDDQDFRKG, encoded by the coding sequence ATGACCACGCTGCCCGCCCACGTCGACCTCGCAGCGAAGGAGCTGTCCGCGACGATCCACGGGGACACGCTGACGGTGACGATCAATCGGCCTGAGAAGCGAAACGCGTTGACGGCGGACGGTTATCACGGGATCAAACGCGCCGCGATGATCGTGGCCGACGAACCTGACCTGAACTTCCTCGTGATCACCGGTACCGGCGACGTGTTCTGCGCCGGCGGTGATATGAACGCGGTCTCCAACCCCGATCGGCGGTGGGATGCATTCACGGAGGCATACGACGCGACCCCGTTCGAGACGCTGGGCAAGATCCCGAAGATCGTGGTGTGCGCGGTCAACGGACTGGCACTCGGCGGCGGGCTTGTCATGACGCTCTACGCCGACCTGGTCATTGCCTCCGATCACGCCCGACTGCGCATACCGGATCTGACGCGCGGTGTCTACGAGGCGTTCGTCGCCGCCCGGATCCCGCAACGCGTCGGCACTTTACGGGCGAATCACCTCATCTACGGCAACGACTGGGTCGAGGCATCTGAAGCGGAGCGACTGGGGCTGGTCGGCAAAGTGGTGCCGCACGACTCGCTCGCCGCCGAGACCGCGGCGTTGCTCGATCGGGTGCGCAACACCGGGCCGGCCGCCCGTGCGTCGATGAAGCGGGAGATGTTCCGCGCGCTACCGCCGGTCGACGTCTCCGGCTACTGGGCGTCGATGGGCACGGCCGAACAGATCGAGGCCTTCACCGCTTTCCTCGACAAGCGAGCACCGGACTGGCCGACGACCTCTGACCGCGAGGCATTCGTCGCGACCCGCCGACCTGCCTGGGCATCAGACGACCAAGACTTCCGAAAGGGCTGA